TTGAGGGAACACCCTATGAAGTCAGCTCAGAGCACATTATAGATCTTAAGGAATTTTACGAGTTCGCCAACAAGTTGGAGCTTGAAAGGGGAAGAAAACCCATTGGAAAGGCGAAGAGCTTCCGTGAGCTGGTGACTAAGGATAAAGAGAAAATCCTTGCGAGGGTGCTTGAACTGAAAGCTGAGATGGAAAATGGCTTAACGGTGAGGGAAGCCGAGATCCTCCAAGAGATCCCACGCGAATGGACATCTCGGGAAGAAATTCAAGAGAAGGTCGGGCTCTCGAGGGTGAGGCTGAATCAGCTCCTTAAGAGGTTAGAAGAGAAAGGCTACGTCGAAAGGAGGATAGAAGGGAAAAAGCAACTCATCAGGAAGCTCCGCGATGGGGTTCCCCTCAGGAATGTCGCTGATGTTAAGAGAATCCTTGAGAAAGAGTTCGGGATAAAGATAAGCCACACAGCCGTTAGGAGGCTCCTTGCCGGTGAACTCGATGGTTCGGCTTATCACTTACTTCGTGAGGTCAAGGAGAAGTGGCTGGTAAGATACGACGACGAAAGAGCAGGAATTTTGGCGAGAGTTTTGGGCTTCCTGCTTGGTGATGGGCACCTCGCCAAGGATGGAGCAAGAATATGGTTCAACTCCTCAAAGAAGGAGCTTAAGGCACTGGCGGAAGATCTCAAGAAGCTCGGTTTGAATCCCTCAGAAATAATAGAGCGTGAATTCTCGTCGGAGATAGGCGGAAGGAAGGTGGATGGCAGAATACACATGCTCTATGTTGACAGCAGGGCCTTCCATGCCCTTATGCGTTTCTGGGGCGTTGAAGCCGGGAACAAGACGAAAAAGGGTTATCGGGTTCCAAAGTGGATAAAGAATGGCAACCTTTTCGTCAAGAGAGAGTTCCTCAGGGGGCTCTTTGCTGCGGACGGAACCAAACCCTACCCCGGAAAGTATAACTTCAATGGGATAAAACTTGAGATGCGTGCAATGCGGGAGAGCCTTGAAAAGACGACCGAGTTCTTTAACGACATTGCCGAGCTCCTCAGAGAGTTTGACGTTGATTCGAAGGTGATAGTAAGCCCCTTCGGAGACAGATTCATAGTGAGACTTGCTGTTACACCAAACGATGTCAATTACCTGAAGTTCTTAACGAGAATCGGCTACGCCTACGTCAAAGACTCTTATGCCCGGCTGGTCGGTGAATACCTCAGAATAAAGCTGGCGTACAAGGAGGTCATTCTGCCCCTGATAGCGGAGAAAACCGTTGAGATTGCCGAAAGAAGCAACCCAGCACAGGCCGCCAAGCTGCTCGGCTTGAAGAGGGACTTTGTAGTTAACAGGCTTAAAGGGATCCCCATCGGTCTAACCAGGGATTTCATGACATTTGAGGACTTCATGAAGGAACGCGTTAGATCTGGATACGTCATTGAGAGGGTCATAAAGAAGGAAAAGCTTGGGTATCTCGACGTGTATGACGTTACCTGCGCCTCTGATCACAGCTTCATCTCAAACGGCCTCGTAAGTCACAACTGCAACTACTCATCAAAGATCATTGAACCCATACAGAGCAGATGCGCCATCTTCCGCTTCAGACCGTTAAAAGATGAAGATATCGCAAAAAGATTAAAGTACATAGCCGAAAACGAGGGGCTTGAGCTTACTGAAGAAGGTCTTCAAGCACTCCTCTACGTTGCCGAAGGAGATTTAAGGAGAGCCATAAACGTTCTCCAGGCTGCAGCTGCCCTTGACACAAAGATAACCGATGAAAACGTATTTTTGGTTGCAAGCAGGGCCAGACCAGAAGACGTTAGAGAAATGATGCTTTTAGCTTTAGAGGGCAACTTCCTCAAG
The Thermococcus sp. 2319x1 DNA segment above includes these coding regions:
- a CDS encoding AAA family ATPase: MADEVKEVKEVKILEKPWVEKYRPERLDDIVGQDHIVKRLKHYVRTGSMPHLLFAGPPGTGKTTSALALARELFGENWRHNFLELNASDERGINVIREKVKEFARTKPIGGASFKIIFLDEADALTQDAQQALRRTMEMFSSNVRFILSCVTGDTRIYTPDEREVKIRDFLKFYEKGLVREVSNRKGRDTVIAAVAFNSKIIGHPVFRLTLESGRVIEATGDHMFLTPRGWVQTYDLKEGSEVLVKPTLEGTPYEVSSEHIIDLKEFYEFANKLELERGRKPIGKAKSFRELVTKDKEKILARVLELKAEMENGLTVREAEILQEIPREWTSREEIQEKVGLSRVRLNQLLKRLEEKGYVERRIEGKKQLIRKLRDGVPLRNVADVKRILEKEFGIKISHTAVRRLLAGELDGSAYHLLREVKEKWLVRYDDERAGILARVLGFLLGDGHLAKDGARIWFNSSKKELKALAEDLKKLGLNPSEIIEREFSSEIGGRKVDGRIHMLYVDSRAFHALMRFWGVEAGNKTKKGYRVPKWIKNGNLFVKREFLRGLFAADGTKPYPGKYNFNGIKLEMRAMRESLEKTTEFFNDIAELLREFDVDSKVIVSPFGDRFIVRLAVTPNDVNYLKFLTRIGYAYVKDSYARLVGEYLRIKLAYKEVILPLIAEKTVEIAERSNPAQAAKLLGLKRDFVVNRLKGIPIGLTRDFMTFEDFMKERVRSGYVIERVIKKEKLGYLDVYDVTCASDHSFISNGLVSHNCNYSSKIIEPIQSRCAIFRFRPLKDEDIAKRLKYIAENEGLELTEEGLQALLYVAEGDLRRAINVLQAAAALDTKITDENVFLVASRARPEDVREMMLLALEGNFLKAREKLREILLKQGLSGEDVLIQMHKEVFNLPISEPKKVALADKIGEYNFRLVEGANEMIQLEALLAQFTLLGKD